TTGGGTCTTTGTGTGTCTGGGCAATGATCCGTTGGCGAGCTTGTTGTGCCCGTGGGTCGATTATACAGCAACAGGAACATTGGTCACATTGAATGCTATAGAAAGCAAAGACTAATCACGGGAGGCAGCTTGCAACAAGAGCAGACTTCAACGATGAAGGGTAGCAGCTTTTGTTTTCGAAGACGCCTATTGGAGTTTCCTAGGTATAACAGACGAAAATGgcaggtcagtttatgctatttagaccAAACTCCTGTGGTTCATTCTTATCCTAAAGTTTAAGGTAGGGGTACATCCTGGATTGATACAGTTTTCCGATGCGCTGTAGTTTGGTTAGATTGTGAAAAGTACGATAGATAGAGTATCCTGATAGCAGGTAGTGGAGTCCCCTTGACTCTGAACTTGTGTTTTCGAGTAGGCAAGCCGTGTCTTATATATGACATAGTAACATGTTCAAAGAACTCTGTCTATGATGTTCTTGTGAGCGCCGTCGACACCTGGAGATCAGTCTTCGTTGTATTAGTCCCGTGCATTTCCGGCGAGTTTCGACAAGTTCGGCGGTTAAGCATATAGGCATGGATCTTGAAGATCGCCGCACCAGCTACACAAGTCCATTCATCTCCTTCGAAGGACACTGCGCCCATGCACATCTTAGACAGCCAGGTCTTGTTCCGTCGCATTTAGTCTGTTCAAGACGAGTTAGTCTTGCAGATAACTCTGCGATTCATGTCATCATACGTGGTTGGCTCCCTATAGTTGCGTCTATCACTCTCGTCTTTTTCATCACTAGGATCGGGAGATGATCTCAGCTGTTTGTGTGACGCATCGTGATTGTCATTTTTATTGCTAGGAATGGGAGATGATCTAGATTGACTTGCTATGTTGGTCGGCGACCTCTCTCTCCTTTCTAATATGACCAAGGAGCAGGTAAAGCTACGATTGAATATGTATGAGAATACTGGAAGTCTCTCAAATCATACCTCCTGCAGCAAATCTTGATGATTCATGCCAAGGCTAGACATAATCATATGTTTAGAAACATCAAATATGGCTACACAGAAGACTCGGGAATAGTAGAACGGCAGTCTTTCGAGCGATGAGCTTTGCAACTGAGTCACTAAGCAAAGGCCAAACTTGCAGTGCCTGTTTGCAACACTGCCTGTACTTAATCTTCACATCCCTATAGATACCATTGTATAAGAGCAACAACTACTAGCTTATCAAGGACAAAATCTACGAGTCCCATCTTACCAAGGTATCACTACACCAGACTCATGATACACTTATAGCCCATGTTCACGACATCATCCCAGCAGCCCTACAAACGGGCCTTCCGTCTCCGGAATGATCGTCCCCCAGGGGGATAAACAAGCCGCATTAGAGAGAAAGCAAAGGCCCACGAGTTTAAATCAGATCGCAAAACATAAAAGCTTCGATTTGAGATGGAAAGCGTCGGCACAGACGGGTTGCGCCGGCTAAGAGCAGGGGATATCCAAACCGTTGAGTAATAGTTAGCTGAAAAGCAAAGGTCCCTCTATTTGATCTCGTAATTTCAAGATTCAAAAGTCTGGGGAAGTGGATGATAGTTTAAATCTTGCATAGGTATTTTTTTCCTTGGCGAGATTTGTATAAGTGAATGTATCTGGTGTTTTGAAGTGTATTTCGATGGTCAACTTtggtgaggaggaggaggagttCCAGAAGGACAAGAGAACTTCAGCCACACTTACAGTTGGGGTCAGTTATTTGGAGATAAACGCCGAGGATTTAGTCTAGTTACCTAGACAAGTAAAGTCTTGTGTACAGGACAATTGGCATATGAAGGCATGGCATGTGAGTAAAACATCTCACGCCATATAGACCTCGGGACTTGACCGCGTAATTAAAGCCTCAGCGTGTCAAAGCTTCTGAAACCCAGTCAAGAGTCCGTAAATGCAATGCaattcaaatcaaatcaaatcaagagAACCGGGGAAGCAATTGAAAATTACCCAAGAGGAAGGTGTATGTAGACACTTCTCCTTTCTTTTCGTTCCTCACTCCCTTTGTCTGGTCTGAATTCTCCGCATGTCTCCAAAAATGATAACGTCctccccccccccccttGCTTCCCCGCACAAATCTCCAATTTCCATCAtgtactcgttggctagccgggagggggtgccaactaagcaagcttagttggccacaaaagtatgagacaaggcgaaaagtgtgagacatcccggaagatgcccacttggcgtgatttgcaccaaaataccatttttttcaatcaaatgacactcaaatcttgtcaaaataggctcaaactgatgaaaaggcgtagtttgaagcttctattgatttattggctatttcagagtgggagaaatgactgcgacggctctggtgatgctctggcaagggaaacagcttccctgccaaaatgtgccgtatatctgttttcttagccaataaggctatcttcttgtgccgttcttattcccctgatgatatcacgaagtgactcatgaagctgcgtgtggtgttgatagggacaaggagttgagggaagtgtaggtagtgatgactcagagtcaggtgcacagggcggcgatgagggcatctcgacttcgctgccgccggcgacttcaattacaggaagaatctcgtcttcttcatccatttcctcgtgctcgtgtgcttgtgtgaggttgaaagtgaccgtatcatcactgtgagggaggccggtgagatcaacggcgctgaggggcttcgcggcatactgtgccttgcggatagcttcacgcacatcatcagggagttgtgtatctatcatatagccgtcagtctcttctttcagtgcttgagtcatttgtgaacgctgtgtatccatagataaatagtcatattgcttccctgtgtgctccaaccactgcttgaactgcagcctctttggtatgccgttgacgataacttctttattctctcgccactcatccttgaggcggttcatctccttgatgatgacagatcgtgtgaatcgtataccctgcttatgttgcttcttcttatcgtcggcgatagcctcctcttgttgatctcgcagatcttgcagcgatactgtaggaataaggtcagagacagtctttgcgcggcggcctcgctttctctcgtgataccgcttttcgatgcgagttcttcgatcatccacgtactttttgataacatcctcaagcaccacagcttcatgaacgatgttgcgaatgtgccggagccctgcgagcgtaggagaactgaggatatcgtgatatcgctcgccgatggtctcggcggtgctggaagcggcgtgaaatcgcatatctgagggaagaagtgagaaatgagcaggcgtgaaggtcttcttcttcttgagctgcttcctgagaagatattctatggcaggtcggtctgtgggagggtagatgcccgtttttggaagcccgagatgatgtgagcggcagtgaagccttcattaaagatctcctgattttggtgagaaaaggggcctttttcggtgaaggctgattaagaaggcacatacctgaaaagctcctgcaaaggcacgccggccaaaggtaagatttcccttccgcaacgcctcacgaagcttcttctgatgcgcttccttcagagaattgaaatacgcctacatccattggctggagtatatgcgttgaatgaggcggaagaaatgctacgagaatattgaactttatcatatattctcgtaattcgaatgagccgtggcctgtgaagccgtcgataacgagcagccgccatacagcctcatcatcaggcctcgccgcgggaggcatatcgtgagtaaccaagcggttatttgtatcctgaaggtgctcattacacccaaaccactcttcaaaatcaagctgacgtttctgtacagtagcagatttctcccacgagcatcggttgaagtgcttcgcccactcgagcgttatcgccgcacttgagaatgccgagtctgactgagcgaagcgcatatcaggatcgccttcaatgaacgcccactcaagcgttggcaacgacttgaagatcagccaggggggcgttgttgcgccggctgcgttgcctgagccgatgactgtgcaagtctcgcgatcttgcggagaaaatacctctgttgctgacttcttcttggtgcgtacaacgaggcattccatcttatctcgtagcattccgactctaactcctgcttcatctgcattccaggtctctgatgcaccgatattgtacttcgtcatcacatcgctgaggcgttggaaccactccttcgtatcatcaacgccgccttcctcatattcggcacgcgaagcttctctcgacttcaatatcgatttcgcaagctcaggatgatcatcgcggaagcgagagtaccacatcttgctcacaggtctcgcatcaggatcacggcggcgccgcagagtaagtgctgcatcttctatttcccacttggaggcaggcaggcctgacttttccatccagatgatataacacacgatagcttcttcttcctcatccgtgagttgccgcgggcgccccatcttaggatcgacaacatcctcataatctacggtattcgcagcctcaagtctcttgacgatgcggccgatagatgcacgagcagagccggcatatcgagcttcagcagcacgaagagtcagtggcttctttcggcggccggcagcatcacgattgagaccgcggcgaagtcgctggcgtgaaagaacaacggcctgagcagctctcagatttgattgtgagggcataattttgatggacgtgatatatgacttttttactgattgatgtcctagaaatcattggttttggcgggcaaaagtcatgattttgcgacagcagcctgtgcggggttgtctcacacttttcgccttgtctcatacttttgtggccaactaagcttgcttagttggcaccccctcccggctagccaacgagtaaaaAATACGTACGAGTAATTCCTCTCAATGGTCTACCACGAAATAAACTTATCCTCTCTTTCCCAGGACCCGTACAATCTTTACATTGTATTACCCAGGTTTGATAGTTTATCGTGTGGAACTCCTGAGTCTAGACTGTTTCTGGGGTGCATGCTCCGGAGCACAAGTACTGTAACTTGAGTGACTTTTGGATAGGTAGTCTTGGCTGGAGCGAGACACGTCgtgtctttttctttggcGCAGAAACAAGGCACAGCCGCAATGGTATCATGATTCCACCtctcttgtctttctttcttgtctttctttctttctttctttctttctttctttctttctttctttctttctttctcgtAATAGACTCACAAAGACGCGTCAACTGTTGAGTCTGGATAGACGATATCCGTGTTGAGTGGACTATACTGCTTTACCCCAGATATCCGCCGTTGCCGATCCTGCCTTGTCGTCTCTCATGTTGAATCTGGCTTTGTACGTAACAAGATCCGCTTCAGCCTGGAGAGCGTAATAAGAACCCCATACTCTACCATTGGCTCTTGGAACGAGGCAGTAAGACACGTTCCTCTGTGAACAGTGATCCCGGCCGAGGTTGTACATAGTATGTAGTCTGGCAATGATCTTCTTCCCACTCAACACCAGACTTGCTTGTCGCCACGCTGGTTATCCTGTCATATATATGTTCTCTCCAGCTAGAATTTATAGCTCCAGCAATGTTAATATAACCTAAGCGACCCCTATCATGAATATTGTCCAATCTCCTAAACTCCACCATGAACCCGAATTGACTTGTAGGGCGCACCTGAAGGGCGTGATCATCTCCACAAATGTCAAATTCAAGTCATCGCAGGGCGCGGTTGACTACATGTCAAAATGTCCTCAAGACTAgataaaaaaggcttaaaaGGAAATTGATATACGTTTGCAACTATCTTCATTATCTGCCTCAACTCACTACTTATGCTCCATCACCGAAAACTTACGAAAGAACGCATCCACTGCGCGTAATCTTAACCGAACGGCGAAGGACTAGTGCTCGTCTACTCAATCAAATCATCAGTCAGATATGCCACGATTCACGACGACAAAGTTACTCAGAATATGCacaataatatactattgtCATGTTGTACTATAAAAGATATACAGGAGCGGATATACAATATGCCATATCCCAACTCAAACACACAAAAAGAGAACAGGCCTCAACAAGAGATCACATGTTTACATgatcttgttgatgaagcgTCGCCAAGCAGGCCAAGTAGCGATCTTGGCACGTTCAGCGTTGATCTCGTCCCAGTTGTGCTCACGTCGGCCAGTGTCGACATCAATCTTATCGATCGAGATCCATCCTTCGCGCTTCCAGAGGTATCCGATAGCCCAGAAGACCAGGACAACAGGCAAAGCAAGGTAAGAGATAAAGAAACCCTCGACGGTTCCCATACCATCAGATCCTGGAGGAGCAACAATAGCAATATAGAACTGAGCGATAAGGACGAGAACGATCAGGCCAAGACTGAAGTAGGAGCCAGCGACACCAAAGGCAGCCCTGAAAGGAATCTCGTCCAGAGTGTGACCCTGACGGGCCCAAGCCTTACGGAAGCGAATGTGGGCAACGCAGATGGAACCCCAAGTAAAGAGAGTTGAAAGACCAGAAAGGGCAAGGAGCCAGTCAAAGATCTCGCCGCCCTTGGGGTCAAGGTTGACAAAGGCGATGAAACCCATGAGAATATGGACTGAGACGGAGATAAGGGGACGACCACCACGGTCAATGTAGGAGAAGATCTTGGGAGCATATCCGTTCTGAGCCATAGCAGTCAGGGTACGGGAACCACCATAAACACACGACACACCGAGAGACAGAACCGACACGAGAATGATGACGTTCATGAAGTGGTTGAGACCGTTGAGACCAGCGTACTCGCCAACAAGGACAAAAGGAGAAGCCTTGGCGTTGGCGTAACCGGAAATGTTGAGTCGCTCATCAGTGCACTTGATGAGGAGACCGATGAAGGTGAGGCCGAGAACGTAGAAGAGGGTAATACGCCAGAAAACCTGCTTGATGGCACCAGGGAGGGCTTTGGTAGGGTTCTCAGACTCGGCAGCGGCAAGACCAACCAACTCAGTACCAGCAAAGGAGAAAGCAGCAGTAACAAAGACTGAACAGAATCCCTTGAAGCCGTTCTTGAAAGCACCGGGGTCCTCATTCCAAAGTCTACCACCCCAGTACTCATTGTATCGGCCGTTGTCGGGACCACCGCCACAAACGAGGACAACACAAATGAACATGAAAGCGACGGTAGCTCCAAGCTTCAGGCAGGACGACCAAAATTCTTCTTCAGCATAACCAATACCACcgaagatgttgatgatgataatggcAACGAGGAAGATGGCAATGAAGATTCCAGATGAAAGCTCTTCATTCCAATATTTGATACAGACAGCGCAGACGGTCAATTCAAGTGGCAGAACGGTAGCCCATTGTGCGACATAGTTCCAACCCATGGCGAAACCCCACGAGGGATCGATGAAGCGGGACGAGTAGATGTAGAAACCACCGTTCACGGGGTACATGACGGCAAGTTCACCAAGAGCGAAGACTAAAAAGCACAACACGTTAGTACTATTCCGATATACCCAGTCAAGATTATATTCACATACCGACATTAAAGATCATAGCACCGATCAGAAGGAAATCAATAAGAACAGATCCGGGACCCTACAACACACGATTAGCAACTTATGACGATGGTTGAGAAGATATCATATCAACTTACGCCATTGTAGAGAGCCTTTCCAGATCCGACGAAGAAACCTGCACCGATGGAACCACCGATAGCAATCATTTGAAGATGGCGAGGCTTCATACGACGATCAAGTTCAACGTTGGTTGTGTCCTTGCGTCGCTGGAAGGACTCGAGGGTGAGACCATTTCGGGTCCAGTAGGACTCCTCCTGAAAGGCGAAGCCGCCGCCAGTCTGGACATCTCCAGACTGCTCGGTCACTGTGTTGCCCTTCTCCTGGCCGACATTAGTCGGGTTGTCGCTGGAACTCTTTTCCATGTTGGATGTTCCCTTGCTGGGTAACTCTTGGAGAGTCGTAGGGATTAAAGAAGGATAAAGAAGGAGTGGTGATGATCGAAACAGAGGGCGAACGAGGAGGGGAACAACGGTTCTTAAATATGAGTTCAGAGGGGGGCTAGAGGTAAGAGGGCGGCCATTGCGGGAACAATTCGGTCAACTCGAGCATCTTGTGAGGCCCCTAGTCTCCCGTTGTGTTGCCGATCAACAAGAAGCTGTCAAGCTTGGGGCAAGTAAGCGTGTGGATATCAACGAGGAACGAGAGGGCTTGAATGCCAAGAAGCGCGATACGGACGGAGGAACATGGATAATTGGGGTAGGTCCAAAGTCTGAGATGGCGGAGCGGAGTCTATCACGGACATGGGACTAGGACCAGGCGACGGACAGGAAGCACGACGAGGAAGCCGATTCGACAGATTTAGTGCTGTCGATGTCGCGGTTGGTTATGCGCACCCCTTGCTTGTTTCGTGGGACCAAAGATTGGACCCTCGAGAGCTGCAATGAGATGAGCATCAGAAAGAGGGAAGACTTGCAGATACCTGTACTTTCCGTGCCGTGTCTTTGGGGCAAAGCGTATGGATGGATTGCCTTGCATCACGCATGCATTGGGTTCGCTACAGCCTGCGACCTTCCGGTTCCTGTTCAGCGGTTGGTCATTGGGAGGTTGAACGATCCCATCTCATTGGAACAGGCGAAACATCTGCGACATTTCCAATGTGTGACAAAGGGAACTaacaacaagctcaagccCATTACAGGACGATCAACCTACTTGCAGGCAAAGTGGAGAATTTGGAGAGAGGACTCTAATCCTGGTCAAACGCTAATGCTTACTCCACTCGAGGAGGAAGGTACAGGTACTGATACATGGAAGAGGTACTTCCTTCCTTCCGTCATACACTTGCCCATCATGGTTGCTCAAAGGCAGGAACGCGCttcttttctccttccaTTTTCTCTCAACCTAAGCACTTAGGCACTAAGGTTAATAACAAAGTTATTTCTATTGATTTTCTGTCTAGTCTTATTCGAGGAGGTCAATACCAACGAGACGGTCCTCGTACGAAAACATCAGCGCATTTGTGATATTCTCCTGCCCGTgctttcattcattcatgcTACAATTATTCACTTGCCAAGCATTTGTTATCTCCCAGTAAGCAGACACGCCGAAACATGCAACGACTCGTGCGCAAAAGGCGAACTTTTGTCGCTACTCCTACTCCCACATCCCACGCTCAAAGACCATTACAATGCTTGAGAATGGGGCCCCCATAAGGCAACCAACCAACACTAGGTGGTAGACGTTGCGGAGCTTAAGTCAGAGAAATTACTGTTCAGTCAAGTCAGTGCCCGCATTGCCACATCGGTCAGATAGCATTCTGGCCACATTTCAGTTCAGTGCTGGATTACCGAAACTGTGGCTCGATATGATTGATACCAGGTTTCCAGGGACCTTGGCAATCTGTGTCGATGATACCACAACTGCAAGATTTCCCGTCTTGTCTTGCGCATGTCGACCCACCATCTTTCTCGCCGTTATGATTACAACCTACTTGAGGGACCAAGAACATCATATTGCGCACCTAGTGTGGTTCCGAGGTGTTTCGCGGTGCCATTCAGAGACTACTCGGAAATAGTCACCCGCGAATTTACGACACATCCTTTCACAGCACAGTACGGCATGACGGCTCATTTGGCGCCTCGTACACCATCTTGCAGGTTGTGACAGGGGAAAAAGCATGCCTAGAAAACAGCTTTCTTCTAGAAGAGTGGCGCACGGCAAAGGTGTGTGTTGCATTGCAATTTGGTTGTTCTTGGCGTATCAAACAAGCGCCAATTAATGAGGCCCAGCTGAATTCTTGAGTATGTTGGTCACAGCTTACGCACCCTATCTATTTTCGCCATGGTGCGACGGTTATCTTTTGAGGAGGGACTGAGATAACAGAAAGGCCGAACGAAAATCCATCGTTACAATCAAAGGCGAGCAACTGATTACGGTCCGCGTTAGTTTTTTGCCGCCGCGGCTACGGCTTTGTTCTAGAAAACTTCCATCAGAATTTGTGTAATCATACCTTCAGTACAGAACGTTTCAATGTCGAGATGTTGAGATCCGCGGACGTTGAATCTCAACTACGGGGTAATACGTAACAGTTTGCTCTCAACTGCCATTACCCCGTGGGCGAATCGCCGACAATCTGGGGCACGTCTCCATACTCTACAAATTGGCCCGTCCTTTGGGATCGAGCAACAGTCAATTGAGGAAATTCCCCAAACGTTTGTACGTAATACAATTCACTTCATCTTGGGACCCGTTATTTTGACATCGTGCAATAAGCAGGACAGGGCAGTGCCCCAAGTTAATCGATGGGCTCGGACATGACCGACTAGGCCCCCTTGCAGCCCCCGCAAAGACAGTTGAAGCGTTATCAATTGTTGCCCCTGACTTTGGAAGCACGGCACCGTAAGCCATGTTCGACGGGCCGATGAGAAATCCTAGGTCCTCGACATGAATGGCCTGCGGCGCATTCTGACCTGACTGGACAGTCTGCTAAGGTTTCTGTTAAGCTTAGAACAACGAGCCACACCAAAACAGAGTGAGAGAAAAGACAGGCTAAATTGAAGAATAATAACAATGACAAGTCATTACTTGATTCGCCAAGTATTATCAGACCCGAATCACAACAAGAGTGGTATTCTTTATCCCACCAAAAAGATCGCTGTAATCACCATCAATATTCCAACGTATTGGATGCGATGCAAGTCAGCCTTGGCCATTGTTCGAGAAGACGTCGGTGCAGAAAAACAATTGTCACAGAATACTAGCATCACACATGCACATATACAAATTCGATCTTTGATCCGAGTCTGACACACGCCGCTCATTCGCCAAATACTCAATGTGGCAGTTGGGCGATGGAACTTTCTGACCTTCCATTCTAGGGGCTATTCTGCGCTGCTTTCTTCCGATACGCCGCGCTCTAAGACCTTATCACTTGGCAGAGAGCAATAGAGGACTATTACTTGTCGAGACTTAGCCGTCGCATATAAAAACCCCCCGTTCCGCCAAGACTTTTGTCAAGAATGTTGGCAAAATGACTTTTATTAGTGCTTCGTTTCAGGAAACACGAGAGACTCATCCTATTTTTGACCCTGGTCACTCGACCTCTAGTCTTTCATGTCGATCTCGTTGCCCCATCACTCGCCTCTTGTATCTCGCCTCATCGATCTCACAGCTTGTAGCTGTACCATACCAAACCTTTCAACGATGCTCGTGCTGAGTCCATGCATTGCATTGACATTCTGAGCTTATCTAAACGAGTTCTTTATCGTACGGGAGGGATCCTCAATACAGGGTCTTTTATGGATGCATTCAATTCACAACGTTCAGGCTGCACGAGCCATAAGAGGGTCCATTCTGCGGTTCATTACCGTTGACCTTGAGCGTTGCGGGCGTAACAAGGTTCTTTAAGGTAGGGTCCAGTGTCGTTGTAACCTGACGTTAACAGTTCGCCCCGTTATATTGGCCATAGCTCGCTTGATGCTCAATATCGTCTCTGAGGCATTTGACAGTTGGCATCAGAGTCAAGATTCTCTGTTTCTattgttgattgatagatatcGTTATTCGTGGCTACAAAAGACTTGTCATCTTGTCTACCGAATCTAGTGGCTTGGCCTCGGCACTTTGCAGGCCAAGACGGGATGTTGGTGCAAGAGAATCAAGGTCAATTCTTGGTACTGCAGGGTAGGGGTTTGATTTCAGCCACATCTGGATGCCCAGGACGCCGAGATATTGGCAGAAGGATGGAATGTTCTATTCAGACGAAATTTCGATTGGTCGTCAACTCTGCTACGTTGTTCGACGGACTACAAAATTTCCAGAGTTGAGACCGCCCATCTTCGGTTACTCTGAAAAGAATACTATTTGATAACATGCTTACCATATTTAAGCAGCCATATCCTGTCTTATCTTTATCTGATTGCACGTGGAATATATTATGAAGAACATGTCTGAAATAGTTCACGAGAAGCGATCAAGCCTGCCAATTTTGGCTGGCAGTAACTCTATCCGGTATTCATGAAATCCCTACAGCATGGCATAACCAACGGAGGCAATACTGTTGTGTCAAACATCATTGCAACTCAAATGCGACCACTCGCAACCTTGTCTATCCTGTGATACATGTCTCCAAAAAGCCTCGAGTTAATAGGATCTGACCATCTAGCTAGTTTGAGTCAAGCCAAAGTCAAGATTATAATCTGGAGTAACCTAAGTAGACTCATCGTAGTCAAGAATATGGCTACAGTTGAGGATGTTTCTGCGCCTCTACTTTTATTTCCTCTTGTTTCTTACTAAAAACTGACACCAAAacatatactttcttttagCTTCAAAAATTGCTGTCGACGCCTCTCGCCAAGGTTGATAGTAAGGGGCAACCTAGAATTGCTCTAATCATTGCTTCTAGGGTTGCCGGTCTTCTGGCCTATATTCAAATGTCTGGAGAGTACGACCTGTCATTAATTGAGAAGACTATAGTTAAATAGAGGCTTGTTCGAATGATCTGAACTGGCCGTGCTTTGAAAACAATCATCATTTTCTTTCGCCAACTCTCATTTTCACGTCGCTCTTAAAGCACAGAACCATCGGGTCTTCTCAAAGACTTATGTATGGAGATCAAACACTTGACCTCTGGCAGCAGTCTGTTAATGTTGACATAGCATGTTGCTCCTCCGTTGTACCTACTTCAGTGTCGAATCTATCTTACAAGACGTGGCAGCTGCGATACTTTGGGTACGGATGCGTTTTATATGTTTTGCTAAAGTACTCCCAAAATATTATAACCGTTTCTTTGCCTCTTGGTCCAATTTGTTTCCCACAAGGGCCTCTCCCTCAGCCGAACCTATGAAGAAATGTTTAGGTGGAATAACCGCTGCACCCATATAATCCTACCTGTCAATGAACGAAAGTCTTTTCCATGTCAATATTATTCGTCTTGCTATGCATCTATGATGCCTCCATATCCTCTGCCATTGGATCTTCAGGCCATGGCCACGTCAAACTATCTATGTCTAGAGAATTTGCAACATTGAGCAGCTGTTCCGCACTGAGCTCATAGCTCAACCCCAGCCCAAAATCATCGCCTGAATCGAGATTGAACGGATCGGCATATCCAGAAATAGTTGCTGCGGTTG
This Fusarium poae strain DAOMC 252244 chromosome 3, whole genome shotgun sequence DNA region includes the following protein-coding sequences:
- the INDA1_4 gene encoding Amino-acid permease inda1 (TransMembrane:12 (i73-93o105-127i148-173o179-201i213-232o257-277i298-317o352-373i394-414o426-447i468-495o507-528i)) yields the protein MEKSSSDNPTNVGQEKGNTVTEQSGDVQTGGGFAFQEESYWTRNGLTLESFQRRKDTTNVELDRRMKPRHLQMIAIGGSIGAGFFVGSGKALYNGGPGSVLIDFLLIGAMIFNVVFALGELAVMYPVNGGFYIYSSRFIDPSWGFAMGWNYVAQWATVLPLELTVCAVCIKYWNEELSSGIFIAIFLVAIIIINIFGGIGYAEEEFWSSCLKLGATVAFMFICVVLVCGGGPDNGRYNEYWGGRLWNEDPGAFKNGFKGFCSVFVTAAFSFAGTELVGLAAAESENPTKALPGAIKQVFWRITLFYVLGLTFIGLLIKCTDERLNISGYANAKASPFVLVGEYAGLNGLNHFMNVIILVSVLSLGVSCVYGGSRTLTAMAQNGYAPKIFSYIDRGGRPLISVSVHILMGFIAFVNLDPKGGEIFDWLLALSGLSTLFTWGSICVAHIRFRKAWARQGHTLDEIPFRAAFGVAGSYFSLGLIVLVLIAQFYIAIVAPPGSDGMGTVEGFFISYLALPVVLVFWAIGYLWKREGWISIDKIDVDTGRREHNWDEINAERAKIATWPAWRRFINKIM